In Silene latifolia isolate original U9 population chromosome X, ASM4854445v1, whole genome shotgun sequence, the following proteins share a genomic window:
- the LOC141618002 gene encoding putative transcriptional regulator SLK2, giving the protein MAPSRLVGGLSQSSASSGIFFQGDAESQNAINSYLSSSFGNSANSISGTGRSNLGPGVLNSVANSGPSVGASSLVTDANSAFSGGPQLQRSASISNESYVRLPASPMSFTSNNISVSGSSVIDGPSGVPQGSQHDPSQHQLQQGASSSQMGQMVQHPLNMGPRINNSFIQDPVNLSHLQKKPRLDIKREDMIQQHVLQQLLQGQDPMQLQSSNTQIQAMLQQQGFRQHQMLQSMSPMQRAQLQQQQQQQQQQQQQQQQQQQQQQQHQQLQQQQMRQQFQQQSMQQMASMKSPYDTGAVCARRLMQYLYHQRQRPAENTIAYWRKFVAEYFAPRAKKRWCLSLYDNVGHHALGVFPQASVDAWHCDLCGSKSGRGFEATYEVLPRLNEIEFGSGVIDELLFVDLPRERRFVNGIMMLEYGKAVQESVYEQLRVVREGQLRIIFTQELKILSWDFCARRHEELLPRRLVAPQVKQLLLVAQKCQSTLLESGTEGVSSQDLQTNSNMVVTAGCQLAKSLELQSLNDLGFSKRYVRCLQIAEVVNSMKDLVDFCRDSKVGPIEGLKSYPRVAPTPRNPMHRMQEMEQLSNMQGLPTDKNTINKLLAMQSGMSNNPNMPNNHNSIANNRGALSGPTATAIALTNYQNLMRQNSFNPNTNSLHQEASSSFNNSNQTASSFQGGPGLLSGGSMQNSGFSSAQLQGAHYHHLQRSLSSNGPPQALQMSPANQLCAQGQQLGPTNQQSAQGQSSEQHIIQQLLQSAGSNNSAGGPQRSFAGQSMNAGTASSNLGYGNNGVAAGNVTGGGGPSLSKSNSFKAPANSDSSAVGGGSNNQRTPEIPQNVSLTDDSVPDLPRDFGDNDFFGSDLLDDNLGYEWKA; this is encoded by the exons ATGGCACCTTCTCGGTTGGTTGGAGGTCTTTCTCAATCTTCGGCGAGTTCTGGTATCTTTTTCCAAGGAGATGCTGAGTCTCAGAATGCAATAAACTCTTACTTGAGTTCGTCTTTTGGGAATTCTGCCAATTCGATTTCTGGAACTGGGCGTTCAAATCTAGGCCCTGGTGTTCTCAACAGTGTGGCAAACTCGGGTCCAAGCGTTGGGGCTAGCTCATTGGTAACTGATGCAAACTCGGCTTTCTCGGGGGGTCCACAGTTGCAAAGAAGTGCGAGCATTAGTAACGAGTCTTACGTACGTTTGCCAGCGTCACCAATGTCATTTACGTCGAATAATATTAGTGTTTCAGGTTCGTCTGTGATAGATGGACCCTCAGGGGTGCCGCAGGGATCTCAACATGATCCTAGTCAGCATCAGCTTCAACAAGGGGCTTCTAGTTCGCAAATGGGCCAGATGGTCCAACACCCTCTTAACATGGGGCCGAGGATTAACAACTCTTTTATTCAAGATCCTGTGAATTTATCCCATCTTCAAAAGAAGCCGCGGTTAGATATCAAGCGCGAAGACATGATTCAACAGCATGTTTTACAACAACTGCTTCAGGGACAAGATCCAATGCAGTTACAAAGCTCTAATACACAGATACAGGCCATGCTTCAGCAGCAGGGCTTTCGGCAACATCAGATGCTGCAGTCTATGTCGCCAATGCAGAGAGCTCAATtacaacagcagcaacaacaacaacaacaacagcagcagcagcagcagcagcagcagcaacaacaacagcaacatcaGCAGCTGCAGCAGCAGCAGATGAGGCAACAATTTCAGCAACAAAGCATGCAGCAAATGGCTTCCATGAAGAGCCCATATGACACGGGGGCTGTATGTGCTAGACGCTTGATGCAGTACCTGTATCATCAGCGGCAACGACCTGCT GAAAATACTATTGCCTACTGGAGGAAATTCGTAGCTGAATATTTTGCTCCGCGTGCAAAGAAAAGGTGGTGTTTGTCGTTATATGACAATGTCGGACACCATGCATTAGGGGTTTTCCCTCAAGCATCCGTG GATGCATGGCATTGTGATTTATGTGGGTCGAAATCTGGAAGAGGTTTCG AAGCGACGTATGAAGTACTGCCCCGTCTCAATGAAATTGAATTTGGCAGTGGTGTGATAGATGAGCTTTTGTTTGTTGACTTACCTCGTGAGCGTCGGTTTGTTAATGGAATAATGATGTTGGAGTATGGAAAAGCAGTCCAGGAGAGTGTATATGAGCAACTACGTGTTGTTCGTGAGGGCCAGCTTAGAATTATATTTACTCAGGAGCTGAAG ATCTTATCATGGGACTTTTGTGCACGGCGGCATGAAGAGCTACTTCCGAGGAGGTTGGTGGCACCTCAG GTAAAGCAGCTACTTCTGGTTGCTCAAAAATGCCAAAGTACTCTATTAGAAAGTGGAACTGAAGGAGTTTCTTCCCAAGATCTGCAAACAAACAGCAATAT GGTTGTAACAGCTGGTTGCCAGCTTGCTAAGAGCTTGGAGTTGCAGTCACTTAATGACTTAGGTTTCTCGAAGAGATACGTGAGATGTTTGCAG ATTGCTGAAGTTGTTAATAGCATGAAAGACCTCGTAGATTTTTGCCGGGACAGTAAAGTCGGGCCTATTG AGGGGTTAAAAAGTTATCCTCGGGTAGCTCCAACACCCAGGAACCCGATGCATAGGATGCAGGAAATGGAGCAGCTTTCGAATATGCAGGGTCTGCCTACGGACAAGAACACGATCAATAAGCTCCTGGCAATGCAATCAGGGATGAGTAATAACCCAAATATGCCAAACAACCATAACAGTATTGCCAATAATCGTGGTGCACTAAGTGGGCCCACAGCTACTGCAATAGCCCTGACCAACTACCAGAATTTAATGAGACAGAACTCCTTCAATCCGAACACTAATTCACTTCACCAGGAAGCTTCATCTTCATTCAATAACTCAAATCAAACTGCATCTTCTTTCCAAGGTGGTCCTGGCCTCTTATCAGGAGGATCAATGCAGAATTCTGGATTCTCAAGTGCTCAGCTACAGGGGGCCCACTATCATCACCTTCAGCGATCTCTGAGTAGTAATGGGCCTCCACAAGCCCTGCAAATGAGTCCCGCTAACCAACTGTGCGCGCAAGGCCAGCAACTTGGTCCGACTAATCAACAGTCCGCACAGGGCCAGTCTTCAGAACAACACATTATCCAGCAGTTGCTGCAGAGTGCCGGCAGCAATAACAGTGCAGGTGGGCCCCAGAGAAGCTTTGCCGGGCAAAGTATGAATGCAGGCACAGCTTCAAGTAACTTAGGGTATGGGAATAATGGTGTGGCAGCAGGCAATGTGACTGGAGGCGGGGGCCCCAGCCTGAGCAAAAGTAACAGTTTCAAAGCTCCTGCAAACAGCGACTCTTCAGCAGTTGGAGGTGGTTCAAATAATCAGAGAACACCCGAAATCCCCCAAAATGTTAGTCTGACAGATGACTCGGTTCCAGATTTACCTCGTGATTTTGgagataacgacttttttgggagTGATCTTCTAGACGACAATCTGGGGTATGAATGGAAGGCGTGA
- the LOC141618003 gene encoding putative E3 ubiquitin-protein ligase ARI8 isoform X1 → MENKGLRLIKLVHHFSQDKFQSFSPFSRRSQPVSAHFHDDGINLDDWELIEVLDQEFNGEKDDDDDVDMIDLIEVDDPHTPFMRFAYHPKIKTIKYTILSKVDVGRILDGKISTVSTVLSLSRSDAIVLLQHFNWGVSWVHEEWLASEETVRKAVGLFERPVVETSEDVTSCSLCREGHAAENMLAVSCGHQICAACWTAYVSEAINDGPGCLTLRCPTPSCEAAVGIGLIELVSNQDDLKKFDDYLVKSYVAGSRKTKWCPAPGCEYAAVAFSSDTDRNNEVTCKCLHSFCWNCCKEAHVPIDCATVDEWGSEGLVQSTNWLLAKAKPCPNCEKLIEKVSCKRYSQCTVCNYVFRDDAFSLGAPGDEYNEQIDYDNDGMKMAAGSSLKRFNQYYDGWSCSEAARANAVTDYKVLKEIRMVILCGFLGMAESELKFLVEGHTQVVDSYRLLKWMYAYNYYQPEEDFLKRNLVEFMLEQAVTLVRMLEKHVNEFEQDAIAGEIPPTQFYAFRGGLMRLTRVTRSYFERLVEAMHDDLSEVVSISRASPKPNTEEASCSSPGLRTSPTRRVIKTEAEEGMSSPVVNMKSQVLIPGTFSQKDPKPTLKLD, encoded by the exons ATGGAAAATAAAGGTTTAAGATTGATCAAATTAGTCCACCATTTTTCTCAAGATAAATTTCAGTCTTTTAGTCCATTTTCTCGTCGTTCTCAACCTGTTTCTGCTCATTTTCATG ACGATGGTATAAATCTTGATGATTGGGAACTCATTGAAGTGCTTGATCAAGAATTTAACGGAGAaaaagatgacgatgatgatgttgACATGATTGACCTAATTGAAGTTGATGACCCACATACTCCTTTTATGCGCTTTGCATATCACCCTAAG ATAAAGACCATAAAGTACACAATACTGAGCAAGGTTGATGTTGGTCGAATTCTTGATGGCAAGATTTCAACGGTTTCTACTGTCCTTTCATTGTCGCGGAGTGATGCTATAGTGCTTTTACAACATTTTAATTG GGGGGTCAGTTGGGTCCATGAAGAGTGGCTGGCATCTGAAGAGACGGTTCGCAAGGCTGTGGGCCTATTTGAGAGACCTGTCGTGGAAACTTCTGAAGATGTA ACATCTTGCAGTCTCTGCCGGGAAGGACATGCAGCTGAAAATATGCTTGCGGTTTCCTGTGGCCATCAAATTTGTGCGGCTTGCTGGACTG CTTACGTTAGTGAAGCTATCAATGATGGTCCTGGATGCTTAACATTGAGATGCCCTACACCATCATGTGAAGCTGCTGTGGGTATCGGGCTGATAGAACTTGTGTCAAATCAGGATGACTTGAAAAAGTTTGACGATTACCTTGTCAAGTCTTACGTCGCAGGCAGCAGAAAG ACAAAATGGTGTCCCGCTCCAGGCTGTGAATATGCGGCGGTCGCTTTTTCTAGTGACACAGACAGAAACAATGAGGTTACTTGCAAGTGCTTACATAGTTTCTGCTGGAAT TGTTGTAAGGAAGCTCATGTGCCTATCGACTGTGCCACTGTTGATGAATGGGGGTCGGAGGGCCTTGTTCAGTCAACCAATTG GCTCCTAGCAAAAGCAAAGCCATGTCCAAATTGTGAGAAGCTGATCGAAAAAGTTTCATGCAAAAGATACTCTCAATGTACCGTTTGCAACTACGTATTCCGCGA TGATGCTTTTTCTTTAGGTGCGCCTGGTGATGAATATAATGAACAA ATTGACTATGATAATGACGGAATGAAAATGGCTGCTGGAAGTTCCCTGAAAAGATTTAACCAATATTATGATGGATGGTCATGCAGTGAAGCG GCTAGGGCAAATGCAGTCACAGATTATAAGGTGCTGAAGGAGATAAGG ATGGTGATTCTTTGTGGCTTTTTGGGTATGGCTGAGTCAGAGCTTAAATTTCTGGTTGAAGGACATACACAG GTTGTCGATAGTTATCGTCTTCTTAAATGGATGTATGCTTACAATTATTATCAGCCTGAGGAAGACTTTCTGAAGAGGAACCTCGTTGAGTTCATGCTAG AACAAGCAGTTACTCTGGTGAGAATGCTCGAGAAGCATGTCAATGAGTTCGAGCAGGACGCAATTGCTGGTGAAATACCGCCAACTCAGTTCTACGCCTTCCGTGGGGGGTTAATGCGGCTAACTAG GGTAACAAGAAGCTACTTTGAGAGATTGGTGGAGGCGATGCATGATGACTTGTCTGAAGTGGTCTCCATCAGTAGGGCAAGCCCAAAACCGAACACAGAAGAGGCCAGCTGCAGCAGCCCCGGCCTAAGAACAAGCCCGACCCGTAGGGTGATTAAAACCGAGGCAGAAGAAGGCATGAGCAGCCCAGTTGTGAATATGAAGTCTCAAGTCCTGATTCCGGGCACATTTTCTCAGAAAGACCCCAAACCGACTTTAAAGCTTGATTGA
- the LOC141618003 gene encoding putative E3 ubiquitin-protein ligase ARI8 isoform X2 gives MKKAFSLLRSKGFNFLYRNPTIANDDGINLDDWELIEVLDQEFNGEKDDDDDVDMIDLIEVDDPHTPFMRFAYHPKIKTIKYTILSKVDVGRILDGKISTVSTVLSLSRSDAIVLLQHFNWGVSWVHEEWLASEETVRKAVGLFERPVVETSEDVTSCSLCREGHAAENMLAVSCGHQICAACWTAYVSEAINDGPGCLTLRCPTPSCEAAVGIGLIELVSNQDDLKKFDDYLVKSYVAGSRKTKWCPAPGCEYAAVAFSSDTDRNNEVTCKCLHSFCWNCCKEAHVPIDCATVDEWGSEGLVQSTNWLLAKAKPCPNCEKLIEKVSCKRYSQCTVCNYVFRDDAFSLGAPGDEYNEQIDYDNDGMKMAAGSSLKRFNQYYDGWSCSEAARANAVTDYKVLKEIRMVILCGFLGMAESELKFLVEGHTQVVDSYRLLKWMYAYNYYQPEEDFLKRNLVEFMLEQAVTLVRMLEKHVNEFEQDAIAGEIPPTQFYAFRGGLMRLTRVTRSYFERLVEAMHDDLSEVVSISRASPKPNTEEASCSSPGLRTSPTRRVIKTEAEEGMSSPVVNMKSQVLIPGTFSQKDPKPTLKLD, from the exons ATGAAGAAAGCTTTTTCATTACTGAGGTCTAAGGGTTTCAATTTTCTATATCGAAATCCTACGATTGCGAATG ACGATGGTATAAATCTTGATGATTGGGAACTCATTGAAGTGCTTGATCAAGAATTTAACGGAGAaaaagatgacgatgatgatgttgACATGATTGACCTAATTGAAGTTGATGACCCACATACTCCTTTTATGCGCTTTGCATATCACCCTAAG ATAAAGACCATAAAGTACACAATACTGAGCAAGGTTGATGTTGGTCGAATTCTTGATGGCAAGATTTCAACGGTTTCTACTGTCCTTTCATTGTCGCGGAGTGATGCTATAGTGCTTTTACAACATTTTAATTG GGGGGTCAGTTGGGTCCATGAAGAGTGGCTGGCATCTGAAGAGACGGTTCGCAAGGCTGTGGGCCTATTTGAGAGACCTGTCGTGGAAACTTCTGAAGATGTA ACATCTTGCAGTCTCTGCCGGGAAGGACATGCAGCTGAAAATATGCTTGCGGTTTCCTGTGGCCATCAAATTTGTGCGGCTTGCTGGACTG CTTACGTTAGTGAAGCTATCAATGATGGTCCTGGATGCTTAACATTGAGATGCCCTACACCATCATGTGAAGCTGCTGTGGGTATCGGGCTGATAGAACTTGTGTCAAATCAGGATGACTTGAAAAAGTTTGACGATTACCTTGTCAAGTCTTACGTCGCAGGCAGCAGAAAG ACAAAATGGTGTCCCGCTCCAGGCTGTGAATATGCGGCGGTCGCTTTTTCTAGTGACACAGACAGAAACAATGAGGTTACTTGCAAGTGCTTACATAGTTTCTGCTGGAAT TGTTGTAAGGAAGCTCATGTGCCTATCGACTGTGCCACTGTTGATGAATGGGGGTCGGAGGGCCTTGTTCAGTCAACCAATTG GCTCCTAGCAAAAGCAAAGCCATGTCCAAATTGTGAGAAGCTGATCGAAAAAGTTTCATGCAAAAGATACTCTCAATGTACCGTTTGCAACTACGTATTCCGCGA TGATGCTTTTTCTTTAGGTGCGCCTGGTGATGAATATAATGAACAA ATTGACTATGATAATGACGGAATGAAAATGGCTGCTGGAAGTTCCCTGAAAAGATTTAACCAATATTATGATGGATGGTCATGCAGTGAAGCG GCTAGGGCAAATGCAGTCACAGATTATAAGGTGCTGAAGGAGATAAGG ATGGTGATTCTTTGTGGCTTTTTGGGTATGGCTGAGTCAGAGCTTAAATTTCTGGTTGAAGGACATACACAG GTTGTCGATAGTTATCGTCTTCTTAAATGGATGTATGCTTACAATTATTATCAGCCTGAGGAAGACTTTCTGAAGAGGAACCTCGTTGAGTTCATGCTAG AACAAGCAGTTACTCTGGTGAGAATGCTCGAGAAGCATGTCAATGAGTTCGAGCAGGACGCAATTGCTGGTGAAATACCGCCAACTCAGTTCTACGCCTTCCGTGGGGGGTTAATGCGGCTAACTAG GGTAACAAGAAGCTACTTTGAGAGATTGGTGGAGGCGATGCATGATGACTTGTCTGAAGTGGTCTCCATCAGTAGGGCAAGCCCAAAACCGAACACAGAAGAGGCCAGCTGCAGCAGCCCCGGCCTAAGAACAAGCCCGACCCGTAGGGTGATTAAAACCGAGGCAGAAGAAGGCATGAGCAGCCCAGTTGTGAATATGAAGTCTCAAGTCCTGATTCCGGGCACATTTTCTCAGAAAGACCCCAAACCGACTTTAAAGCTTGATTGA